Proteins co-encoded in one Bemisia tabaci chromosome 9, PGI_BMITA_v3 genomic window:
- the LOC109044072 gene encoding MORN repeat-containing protein 4 homolog isoform X2, translating into MVDVQTFNVQTGVVKTGYYRYDDDTQYVGEWNMRGQKHGMGYLKLPDGTRYDGSFHNGLCSGIGVMTFPDGAKYEGEMMQGWFHGHGVFWRADGMKFEGEFRGGRIWGLGLVTFSDGSHGFPRNEGFFQDCRMVRKKQCPDVVQKAQKVALMARAQCQPQEPEPMQQ; encoded by the exons ATGGTGGACG TGCAGACTTTCAACGTGCAGACGGGCGTGGTGAAGACGGGCTACTACCGCTACGACGACGACACCCAATACGTGGGGGAATGGAACATGCGGGGTCAAAAGCACGGCATGGGCTACCTCAAACTCCCCGACGGGACGCGCTACGATGGTAGCTTCCACAACGGCCTTTGTTCCGGCATCGGGGTCATGACCTTTCCCGATGGAGCTAA ATATGAAGGCGAAATGATGCAAGGTTGGTTCCACGGCCACGGTGTGTTCTGGAGGGCGGATGGTAtgaaatttgaaggcgaattcaGAGGCGGGCGCATCTGGGGACTTG GTTTGGTAACTTTTAGTGACGGGAGCCATGGGTTTCCACGGAATGAGGGATTCTTCCAAGACTGTCGCATGGTGCGGAAAAAACAATGCCCAGATGTGGTCCAGAAAGCTCAAAAAGTTGCACTCATGGCTCGTGCACAATGCCAACCGCAGGAACCAGAGCCGATGCAACAGTGA
- the LOC109044072 gene encoding MORN repeat-containing protein 4 homolog isoform X1 codes for MVDEVQTFNVQTGVVKTGYYRYDDDTQYVGEWNMRGQKHGMGYLKLPDGTRYDGSFHNGLCSGIGVMTFPDGAKYEGEMMQGWFHGHGVFWRADGMKFEGEFRGGRIWGLGLVTFSDGSHGFPRNEGFFQDCRMVRKKQCPDVVQKAQKVALMARAQCQPQEPEPMQQ; via the exons ATGGTGGACG AAGTGCAGACTTTCAACGTGCAGACGGGCGTGGTGAAGACGGGCTACTACCGCTACGACGACGACACCCAATACGTGGGGGAATGGAACATGCGGGGTCAAAAGCACGGCATGGGCTACCTCAAACTCCCCGACGGGACGCGCTACGATGGTAGCTTCCACAACGGCCTTTGTTCCGGCATCGGGGTCATGACCTTTCCCGATGGAGCTAA ATATGAAGGCGAAATGATGCAAGGTTGGTTCCACGGCCACGGTGTGTTCTGGAGGGCGGATGGTAtgaaatttgaaggcgaattcaGAGGCGGGCGCATCTGGGGACTTG GTTTGGTAACTTTTAGTGACGGGAGCCATGGGTTTCCACGGAATGAGGGATTCTTCCAAGACTGTCGCATGGTGCGGAAAAAACAATGCCCAGATGTGGTCCAGAAAGCTCAAAAAGTTGCACTCATGGCTCGTGCACAATGCCAACCGCAGGAACCAGAGCCGATGCAACAGTGA